In the genome of Candidatus Ornithobacterium hominis, the window CACCAGAAAATAGCTTTAAAGTTACAGGAGATTTCCAACTGAAATCGGGGGAAATATTTAGTGCACATTTAAATCATGATTTTGAAGATTTTTCAAGCCTTAGAAAATTTATAGAAAAATGCCAATCTGCTGAGTTTTCTGTCGGGGAAATTGATAAAAAACTAGGTAAAAGAAATCCATCGGCTCCGTTCACAACGTCAACTTTGCAGCAAGAAGCTTCACGAAAGTTAGGCTTCTCAGTAGCTAGAACGATGCGCGTGGCTCAGCAGTTGTATGAGAGCGGTTTAATTACTTATATGCGTACCGACAGCGTAAATTTATCAAGCGAAGCAATTTCTGCGGCATCGCATTACATTGAAGAAAATTTTGGGAAAGAATATAAGCAAGTCCGAAAATATACCTCTAAAACAAAAGGTGCGCAAGAAGCACACGAAGCGATTCGCCCTACAAACCTGCGAATGGAACAGGGCGGAGCAGATGCTTCTCAACAGCGATTGTACGATTTGATTTGGAAACGAACCATCGCTAGCCAAATGGCAGAGGCAAAGCTGGAAAAAACGACGATAGATGTGGATATGTCTAATCAGAAAAAGCACGTCTTCCGCGGGAAAGGAGAGGTGGTGTTGTTTGATGGATTTTTAAGGGTTTACCAAGAAAGCACTGATGATGATGAGATGGTGCAACCGAAGGGGATGACGATTTTGCCACCGATGGAAAAGGGTGATGTACTGATACCGAATTCAATTTTTGGTTTAGAAAAATTTACCCGACACCCAGCTCGTTACTCAGAAGCTAGTTTGGTAAAGAAATTAGAAGAATTGGGCATTGGTCGCCCTTCTACCTACGCACCAACAATTAGCACGATACAGAAGAGAAAGTATGTTGAAATTGTGAATTTAGAAGGAGAGAAGCGAAAGCTAAAAGCAATTCGCCTAGAGAAACAAAAAATAAAAGAATTTACTGAAAATGAGATCTTTGGAGCTGATAAACGAAAGCTGAAACCTACCGATGTAGGCATTGTAGTTAATGACTTTTTGGTAAATTATTTCAAAAACATCATGGATTACCAGTTTACGGCAAAAGTAGAAGAAGATTTTGATGAAATTGCTGCTGGAAAAGAAGATTGGTTTAAGATTTTGGATGAGTTTTATGGTAGTTTCCACAAAAATGTAACGGATGTAGAAGAAAACGCTGACCGTGCAACGGGAGAAAGACTTTTAGGCAAAGACCCTGAGACGGGCAAAAATGTTTATGCTAGAATTGGACGATACGGAGCGATGGTTCAGATTGGAGAAACTGAAGAGGAAGAGAAGCCAAAATTTTCTGGGCTAAATCCTAATCAAAATATTTCTACCATTACACTAGAAGAAGCTTTGAAACTTTTTGAGCTTCCTAAAGATTTAGGAGAGTATAAAAAAGAACCAGTTTCGGTGAACGTAGGGCGTTATGGACCCTATGTAAAGTTTGGTGAAAAGTATATCTCTCTACCAAAAGACCTAGACCCCAATGAAGTTAATTTGGCACAAGCCCAAGAAGTGATTGATGCAAAACTGAAAGAAGAAGCACCGATAGCAGAATACGAAGGGAAAGAAGTGACGAAAGGCACAGGGCGATTTGGCCCGTTCATTAAATGGAATAATTGGTTCATCAATGTAAGCAAAAAGTATGATTTTGATAATCTTTCCTCAAAAGATATAAAAGAACTCATAGAGGCTAAAAAGAAAAAGGAAAACGAAAAAATAGTCAAAGTATTTGAAAAAGAGGGAATTAGAATAGAGAAGGCACGGTGGAAAAGACACAACATCATCCAAGGGAAAACCAAAGTCGAGGTGGCTAAAGATGTAGACGTTTTGAATATGACCTTAGAAGAGGCGCAAAAAATATTAGCCATAAAAACCACGAAAAAATCGGCAAATAAAAAAACTAAAAAGACAAAAAAATAATGAATATTTTTGAATTTTTGGAACCCAACGCAGATGATTTTATTTACGAGGAATCAAGTATCGGCAGGGGATTTGTGAACTTCAATCCATCAGAGATTCAACACGGGAGCATTTATATTCTTGGCGTCCAGAATCATTTTGGTACAGAATATGAATTCTCAAAATCAATCTTAGTAGAATGGTGGCGTTCTTTTAAAAAATTATATCCCAATAATTGGAAAAGACCAATTTGGGATCTAGGTGTGCTGATAGAAGGAGAAGATACCAGTCAATTTTTATATGCCTTTGATGAAATCGTATCAAGCATTCAAAAAAATAAAGGAATTTTGATTCTCGTTGGCGGAACTCAAGCTTTGTCTTTTCATATTTTTAAAGGCTTAGAAAAAAAATTTAAATCAGTTTGCTCGGTAGATAAAAAGCTAGACTTAGAGAATCCAAGAGAGGAAGTAAATGCAAAGAATTGGGTTTCTCACATGATTTTAAAGCCAGAGCATAGGCTATTAAATTATTATAATTTTGGGAGCCAAATCCCGTACAATCAAATTGAAAATCATGACATCTTGGAGCAGCTGAATTTTCAAAACATAGGTTTGGGGAAATTGATTGAGAATCTGAAAAAAGTAGAGCCTTATTTACGGGACTCCCACCTATTGAGCGTAGATATGGGAGCCATGAGCTCAGCTTGCTTTAATTCTACTCAAAACACA includes:
- the topA gene encoding type I DNA topoisomerase, yielding MPKNLVIVESPAKAKTIQKYLGEDFRVESSFGHIADLPKKNMGIDISNNFEPIYEISPDKKEVVAKLRRLSKEASVVWLASDEDREGEAIAWHLYQQLGLKANETKRIVFNEITKKAILNAIENPREIDENLVNAQQARRILDRLVGFEMSPVLWKKVKPGLSAGRVQSVAVRLIVEREKEILDFTPENSFKVTGDFQLKSGEIFSAHLNHDFEDFSSLRKFIEKCQSAEFSVGEIDKKLGKRNPSAPFTTSTLQQEASRKLGFSVARTMRVAQQLYESGLITYMRTDSVNLSSEAISAASHYIEENFGKEYKQVRKYTSKTKGAQEAHEAIRPTNLRMEQGGADASQQRLYDLIWKRTIASQMAEAKLEKTTIDVDMSNQKKHVFRGKGEVVLFDGFLRVYQESTDDDEMVQPKGMTILPPMEKGDVLIPNSIFGLEKFTRHPARYSEASLVKKLEELGIGRPSTYAPTISTIQKRKYVEIVNLEGEKRKLKAIRLEKQKIKEFTENEIFGADKRKLKPTDVGIVVNDFLVNYFKNIMDYQFTAKVEEDFDEIAAGKEDWFKILDEFYGSFHKNVTDVEENADRATGERLLGKDPETGKNVYARIGRYGAMVQIGETEEEEKPKFSGLNPNQNISTITLEEALKLFELPKDLGEYKKEPVSVNVGRYGPYVKFGEKYISLPKDLDPNEVNLAQAQEVIDAKLKEEAPIAEYEGKEVTKGTGRFGPFIKWNNWFINVSKKYDFDNLSSKDIKELIEAKKKKENEKIVKVFEKEGIRIEKARWKRHNIIQGKTKVEVAKDVDVLNMTLEEAQKILAIKTTKKSANKKTKKTKK
- a CDS encoding arginase family protein, producing the protein MNIFEFLEPNADDFIYEESSIGRGFVNFNPSEIQHGSIYILGVQNHFGTEYEFSKSILVEWWRSFKKLYPNNWKRPIWDLGVLIEGEDTSQFLYAFDEIVSSIQKNKGILILVGGTQALSFHIFKGLEKKFKSVCSVDKKLDLENPREEVNAKNWVSHMILKPEHRLLNYYNFGSQIPYNQIENHDILEQLNFQNIGLGKLIENLKKVEPYLRDSHLLSVDMGAMSSACFNSTQNTVNGLNAREICGMMRYAGLSMDLDALHLSLADDNIKPSNAELLAEMVWYFIDAKNNMKKDGEVHRYRVQWEDEELVFLKSNQSERWWMEVQVDGTTQRIPCEEQDYRDCLKGEIPEKWSYFFKRFF